TGACCTCCTCGAACTCCGCCTTCACGGCCTTCGCGGCGCGCTCCAGGGCGGCGGGGAGGGCAGCGGCCCACTCCTCGACGTGGTCGACCGGGTCGAGACCCGCCTGGCGCAGCTCGGCCTCGGCGAGGTCGTCCGGGTTGCCGCCGAGCTTGATGTCCGTACCGCGACCGGCCATGTTCGTGGCGACGGTGACGGCGCCGCGGCGGCCGGCCTGCGCGACGATGCTCGCCTCGCGGTCGTGGTGCTTGGCGTTGAGGACCTCGTGCTGCACACCGCGCTTGGAGAGCTGCTGCGAGAGGTACTCGGACTTCTCGACGGAGGTCGTGCCGACGAGGATCGGCTGACCCTTCTCGTGCTTCTCCGCGATGTCGTCGACGACGGCGGCGAACTTGGCGACCTCGGTCCGGTAGATCAGGTCCGACTGGTCCTTGCGGATCATCGGCCTGTTCGTCGGGATCGGGACGACGCCCAGCTTGTAGATCTGGTGGAACTCGGCTGCCTCGGTCATGGCCGTACCGGTCATGCCGGAGAGCTTCGAGTACAGGAGGAAGAAGTTCTGCAGGGTGATCGTGGCGAGGGTCTGGTTCTCGTCCTTGATCGCCACCCCTTCCTTCGCCTCGATCGCCTGGTGCATGCCCTCGTTGTAGCGGCGGCCGGCGAGGATACGGCCGGTGTGCTCATCGACGATCATGACCTCGCCGTCCATGACGACGTAGTCCTTGTCCTTCTTGAACAGTTCCTTCGCCTTGATGGCGTTGTTCAAGTAGCCCACGAGCGGGGTGTTCACCGACTCGTAGAGGTTGTCGATGCCCAGCCAGTCCTCGACCTTGGCGACACCGGCCTCGTGGATGGCGACGGTGCGCTTCTTCTCGTCGACCTCGTAGTCGCCGGTCTCCTCGATGCCCTTGAGCTGGTTGCCGGGCTCGCCCTTGGAGAGGCGGGTGACGAGCTTGGCGAAGTCGCCGTACCACTTCGTCGCCTGGTCGGCCGGGCCGGAGATGATCAGCGGCGTACGGGCCTCGTCGACGAGGATGGAGTCGACCTCGTCGACGCAGGCGAAGTTGTGGCCTCGCTGGACGAGCTCGTCCTGGGACCACGCCATGTTGTCGCGCAGGTAGTCGAAGCCGAACTCGTTGTTCGTGCCGTAGGTGATGTCGCAGTTGTACTGCTCACGGCGCTGGGCCGGGGTCATGTTGGCCAGGATGCAGCCGATGGACAGACCCAGGAAGCGGTGGACCCGGCCCATGAGCTCGGAGTCGCGCTCGGCCAGGTAGTCGTTGACCGTGATCAGGTGCACGCCCTTGCCGGACAGTGCGTTGAGGTACGCCGGGAGGGTACCCACGAGGGTCTTGCCCTCACCGGTCTTCATCTCGGCGACATAGCCGAGGTGGAGCGCGGCACCACCCATCAGCTGGACGTCGTAGTGGCGCTGACCGAGAACGCGCTTGGCGGCCTCGCGGACCGTCGCGAAGGCTTCGGGCATCAGGTCGTCGAGGCTCTCGCCGTCGGCGTACCGCTGCTTGTACTCATCGGTGAGCGCCCGCAACTCGGCGTCGGAGAGGTTGACGAAGTCCTCTTCGATGGAGTTGACCTGGTCCGCGATGCGGTGCAGTTTGCGCAGGATCTTTCCTTCGCCTGCACGCATGAGCTTGTTGAAGACGGACACTGAGGCTGGTCTCCTTGCCGGTCGGGCCTGGCACTGGGTCTTGTCATGGACGCGAGCGCGGGCACGGCAGGTGGTCCCCACCGCAACGGCCATCGTAAGCGAGACCGCCCTCGCGAAGGGAGGCCCACAGTGCCGGAGCCGTACGTCCGCCCGGAAAGAGAACGCACGAGGTGGGCGGAAGGTGCCGCCCCACCCGAAAAGTGTTCGCTTCCGGCCCGGCGGCTCCTCACAATCCACGCATGGAGCCGATCACCCTCACCACCGACCGACTGCGGCTGCGGAACTTCGTGCCCGAGGACGCCGACGCGGTGTACGCCATCTGTCAGGACCCGGACATCCGGCGCTGGACCGTCGTCCCCGACCCCTATACGCGGCAGGACGCCGAACTCTTCCTGAACCGGCTCGTGCCCGACGGCTGGCGCGAGGACACCGAGTACGCCTTCGCCGTCGAACCGCTGGCCGGCGGCCCGCTGCTCGCCGCCGTCGCCCTGACCAGCCGCGGCATGGGCACCTGGGAGGTCGGCTACTGGCTGACCGCCGAGCACCGCGGCAGCGGCTACATGACCGAGGCCGTCCGGGCCGTCGCCCACTGGGCCTTCACCGCGCTCGGCTGCACCCGTCTCGTCTGGCGCGCCGAGATCGGCAACACCGGCTCGCGCGCGGTGGCCGAGCGCGTCGGCTTCGTCATGGAGGGCGCCCAGCGCGCCGGCCTCACCAACAAGGGCACGCTCCGGGACGGCTGGATCGCCGCCCTGCTCCCCTCCGACTTCGGCCTCCCGAGCCCCCTGCCGTACCTCCCCGCCCGCGATCTGCGGACCCCCTCCTGACCCCCGGCCGGCGCGGCCGGAGTGTCAGTGCCGGGGCCTAGGGTGCGGTGCATGACGACTGTGCCGCGCCCCGCCGCCGAACTGTCCGCCGACGACGCCCGCCGGATCGCGCTGCGCGCCCAGGGCTTCCTGGGCGCGCCCGACCGCCGCGCCGGGGTGCGCGGCGTGCTGCGCGGGCTCGGCCAGGTCCAGCTCGACACGATCTCCGTCCTCGCCCGCTCGCACGAGCTCATTCCGTACGCGCGCCTGGGCGCCGTCGGGCGTACGACGGTCGAGGACGCCTACTGGACCGGCGCGCACGCCTTCGAGTACTGGTCGCACGCGGCCTGCGTGCTCCCGGTGGAGGAGTGGCCGCACTTCGCCTTCCGCAGGCGCGCCTACCGCGGCCGCCCGCACTGGGGACACGAGCTGTCCGCGGGGGCGTACGGCAAGGTGATCGACCAGCTCCGGGCCGAGGGGCCGCGGACGGCGACCGAGCTGGGCGGCGCGAAGAACAAGGGCGAGTGGTGGGACTGGTCGGACGCCAAGATCGCCGTCGAGCGGGCGCTGATGTACGGCGAGGTGGTCGTGGTCGAGCGGCGCGGCTGGAAGCGGGTGTACGACCTGGCGGAGCGGGCGATCCCGGAGGCGCTGCTCCACGACGACCTGGACGACACCGAGTGCGTGCGCCGGCTGGTCCGGCAGGCGGGCGAGGCGCTGGGCGTGGGCACCCGCGCGGACATCGCCGACTACCACCGGCTCAAGGGGGAGCAGTTCGACGCGGTGGTCGAGACGGCGGGCCTGGTGCCGGTCACGGTGGCGGGCTGGGGGAAGCCCGCCTGGGCGGACCCGGCGGCGCTCGCCTCGGAGCCGCGCGGCCGGCACCGCACGACCCTGCTGTCGCCGTTCGACTCGCTGATCTGGGAGCGGGCCCGCACGGAGCGGATCTTCGGCTTCACGCACCGCCTGGAGGCGTACGTGCCGAAGCAGAAGCGGATCCACGGCTACTTCGCGATGCCGGTCCTGGCCGGCGGCCGCCTGGTCGGCCGGGTCGACCCCGCACGCGAGGGCGGGACGCTCGTCGCCCGCCAGGTGACGCTCGACGGCCCGAAGGCCGTACCGGCGGTGGCCCGGGCGCTGCGCGAGGCGGCCGAGTGGGTCGGCTGCGACGCGGTGCGGGTGGAGCGGGTGGACACGCCGGGACTGGCGAAGGACCTGGTCGCGGCCCTGGGCTGACCGCGGCCGTCCACCGGAGCTCGGGGTTCACCTCCCCGGGGGAGGGTCCCGGCCCTCAGCGGATCTCGAGGATCTTCTCCCGCATCGCGTAGACCACGGCCTCCATCCGGGAGTGCAGCTGCAGCTTCTCCAGGATGTTCCGCACGTGGTTCTTCACGGTGTTCTCGGAGATGAACAGCTCCTTGGCGATGTCCCGGTTGTTCATCCCCGTCGCGACGAGCTTGAGGACCTCCAGCTCACGGTCGGTCAGCCGGGGCGCGGGTACGAGCCTGCGCTCGTCGGTGCGCTGGATCATCGACTTGAACTCGGTGAGAAGCTTCGACGCCATCGAGGGACTGATCTGGGACTGGCCGTCGGCGACGGCGCGGATGGCCGTCGCGACCTCGTCGGTGGAGATCTCCTTGAGGAGGTAGCCGGTGGCCCCCGCCTTGATCGCGTCGTAGAGGTCGGCCTCCTCGTCGCTGATCGTCAGCATGATGATCTTCGCGCTGGGAGCCACCTCCTTGATGGAGGTGCACGCCTCGATGCCGCCGCGCCGGGGCATCCGTACGTCCATCAGGACGATGTCCGGCAGCAGATCGGCCGCCTTGTCGACGGCCTCCGCGCCGTCACCGGCCTCGCCGACGACCTGGATGTCCTCCTCCTGCGCGAGGACGATCTCCAGTCCGCGGCGGAAGAGGGCGTGGTCGTCCACGACAAGGACCCGGATCGGCTCCTCGCGGAACGCGCCGCTGTCCGGATCCGATCCCTCCCGGACCGCACCACTGTGCTCGCGCCCGCTGAGCACCGGCCCGAAGCTGTCCGCCATCGTTCCTCCCCCTGAAGGCCGTGGCCTGAATTCGTTTCCGGTCCTCCAACCGCTACTCAGGGAGCACCGGTTGGCGTGCACGCCATGCTTTCATGCTCCGGCGGCAACGGGGTGATCCGCAGACGCACGGGGGTGCCCCTGGGGGCGCGAAGAGCGCTCCAGGGGCACCGTGAGGGGCACTTGGGGTGTGGGGGCGCGGGACGGCGGTCAGCCGCCGAGCGCACCACCGGCGCCGCCACCCTCGGCGAGCGGGTCGCTCTCCACGTGGATGACGCCGTAGTCGTACGCGTGTCGGCGGTAGACGACACTCGGCTGCTTCGTGTCGGAGTCGACGAAGAGGTAGAAGTCGTGTCCGACCAGCTCCATCTCGTAGAGAGCCTGGTCGAGCGTCATCGGGGCGGCCCGGTGGGTCTTCTCGCGGACCACCAGCGGGCCTTCGCCCTGGACTTCGATCGAGCCCATCATCGTGGTGGGCACCTTGTCGGTCTCGTCGGCGACGAGCTGGCCGTCTCCGTTGAGCTGGGCGGCGCCGGGCACCACGTCCCCGACCTCCGCCGCCGAAAGCCTGCCGTTTCCACGGCGGGTGTACCGCTTGTCGTGCTGCTTGCGCAGTCGTGCCTCGAGCTTGTCGCTGGCGAGGTCGAGGGCCGCGTACGGGTCCGCCGCCGCGGCTTCCGCCCGGATCACCGGGCCTCGGGAGTGGAGGGTGATCTCCACGCGGTCGGACCTGTCGGCCTGCCGCGGGTTGTGTTCCTTGGACACCTCGACGTCGAGGCTGATCACCTTGCCGTCGAGCTTCTGGATCCTCTCCAGCTTC
This sequence is a window from Streptomyces sp. NBC_00691. Protein-coding genes within it:
- a CDS encoding GNAT family N-acetyltransferase; translation: MEPITLTTDRLRLRNFVPEDADAVYAICQDPDIRRWTVVPDPYTRQDAELFLNRLVPDGWREDTEYAFAVEPLAGGPLLAAVALTSRGMGTWEVGYWLTAEHRGSGYMTEAVRAVAHWAFTALGCTRLVWRAEIGNTGSRAVAERVGFVMEGAQRAGLTNKGTLRDGWIAALLPSDFGLPSPLPYLPARDLRTPS
- the hpf gene encoding ribosome hibernation-promoting factor, HPF/YfiA family, whose product is MDIVVKGRKTEVPERFRKHVAEKLKLERIQKLDGKVISLDVEVSKEHNPRQADRSDRVEITLHSRGPVIRAEAAAADPYAALDLASDKLEARLRKQHDKRYTRRGNGRLSAAEVGDVVPGAAQLNGDGQLVADETDKVPTTMMGSIEVQGEGPLVVREKTHRAAPMTLDQALYEMELVGHDFYLFVDSDTKQPSVVYRRHAYDYGVIHVESDPLAEGGGAGGALGG
- a CDS encoding response regulator transcription factor; translation: MADSFGPVLSGREHSGAVREGSDPDSGAFREEPIRVLVVDDHALFRRGLEIVLAQEEDIQVVGEAGDGAEAVDKAADLLPDIVLMDVRMPRRGGIEACTSIKEVAPSAKIIMLTISDEEADLYDAIKAGATGYLLKEISTDEVATAIRAVADGQSQISPSMASKLLTEFKSMIQRTDERRLVPAPRLTDRELEVLKLVATGMNNRDIAKELFISENTVKNHVRNILEKLQLHSRMEAVVYAMREKILEIR
- a CDS encoding winged helix-turn-helix domain-containing protein, with translation MTTVPRPAAELSADDARRIALRAQGFLGAPDRRAGVRGVLRGLGQVQLDTISVLARSHELIPYARLGAVGRTTVEDAYWTGAHAFEYWSHAACVLPVEEWPHFAFRRRAYRGRPHWGHELSAGAYGKVIDQLRAEGPRTATELGGAKNKGEWWDWSDAKIAVERALMYGEVVVVERRGWKRVYDLAERAIPEALLHDDLDDTECVRRLVRQAGEALGVGTRADIADYHRLKGEQFDAVVETAGLVPVTVAGWGKPAWADPAALASEPRGRHRTTLLSPFDSLIWERARTERIFGFTHRLEAYVPKQKRIHGYFAMPVLAGGRLVGRVDPAREGGTLVARQVTLDGPKAVPAVARALREAAEWVGCDAVRVERVDTPGLAKDLVAALG
- the secA gene encoding preprotein translocase subunit SecA codes for the protein MSVFNKLMRAGEGKILRKLHRIADQVNSIEEDFVNLSDAELRALTDEYKQRYADGESLDDLMPEAFATVREAAKRVLGQRHYDVQLMGGAALHLGYVAEMKTGEGKTLVGTLPAYLNALSGKGVHLITVNDYLAERDSELMGRVHRFLGLSIGCILANMTPAQRREQYNCDITYGTNNEFGFDYLRDNMAWSQDELVQRGHNFACVDEVDSILVDEARTPLIISGPADQATKWYGDFAKLVTRLSKGEPGNQLKGIEETGDYEVDEKKRTVAIHEAGVAKVEDWLGIDNLYESVNTPLVGYLNNAIKAKELFKKDKDYVVMDGEVMIVDEHTGRILAGRRYNEGMHQAIEAKEGVAIKDENQTLATITLQNFFLLYSKLSGMTGTAMTEAAEFHQIYKLGVVPIPTNRPMIRKDQSDLIYRTEVAKFAAVVDDIAEKHEKGQPILVGTTSVEKSEYLSQQLSKRGVQHEVLNAKHHDREASIVAQAGRRGAVTVATNMAGRGTDIKLGGNPDDLAEAELRQAGLDPVDHVEEWAAALPAALERAAKAVKAEFEEVKDLGGLYVLGTERHESRRIDNQLRGRSGRQGDPGESRFYLSLGDDLMRLFKAQMVERVMAMANVPDDVPIENKMVTRAIASAQSQVETQNFETRKNVLKYDDVLNRQRQVIYGERRRVLEGEDLQEQIQHFMDDTIDDYIRQETAEGFAEEWDLDRLWNAFKQLYPVKVTVDELEDAAGDRAGITAEFIAESIKDDIHEQYDSREKQLGSEIMRELERRVVLSVLDRKWREHLYEMDYLQEGIGLRAMAQKDPLVEYQREGFDMFTAMMEGIKEESVGYLFNLEVQVEQQVEEVPVQASGPSLDKQDAVPAGAGRPEIRAKGLDAPQRPDRLHFSAPTVDGDGGVVEGDFASDDVDAGDGMTRAERRKAQKNAGGGGRRRKK